One Azospirillum lipoferum 4B DNA segment encodes these proteins:
- a CDS encoding aldehyde dehydrogenase (NADP(+)), whose product MTITGEMLIGASAHRGGEGEFRAVDPASGEVLEPAFGGGGAAEVERACALAWAAFDAFRETGLDQRATFLETVAQNILDIGDELIARAMAESGLPRPRLEGERGRTVGQLRLFAQVVREGSWIEARIDPAMPARTPLPRPDIRQRHIPLGPVAVFGASNFPLAFSVAGGDTASAFAAGCPVVVKGHGAHPGTSELVGRAIRAAVASCGLPEGVFSLLFGTGNEIGTALVADPRIKAVGFTGSRRGGLALMEVASRRPEPIPVYAEMSSINPVFLMSAALASRAEALGKSFVASLTMGAGQFCTNPGILLGVEGPDLDRFVVAAVEAIGCSAASTMLTPGIHAAYDAGVAKLAGSGAVTALARGMACSGPNQAQAAFFATTADAFLADTELQEEVFGAASLLIRCPDVAAMKAVAERLEGQLTATVQMDAEDKAAVAALIPTLERKAGRILANGWPTGVEVCHAMVHGGPFPATSDARSTSVGTLALRRFLRPVCYQDIPAELLPEAVRDGNPLGLWRRIDGTLGRN is encoded by the coding sequence ATGACCATCACCGGCGAGATGCTGATCGGCGCCAGCGCCCACCGCGGCGGCGAGGGCGAGTTCCGCGCCGTCGACCCCGCCAGCGGCGAGGTTCTGGAGCCCGCCTTCGGCGGCGGCGGCGCGGCGGAGGTCGAGCGCGCCTGCGCCCTGGCCTGGGCCGCATTCGACGCCTTCCGCGAGACCGGCCTGGACCAGCGCGCGACCTTCCTGGAAACGGTCGCCCAGAACATCCTCGACATCGGCGACGAGCTGATCGCCCGCGCCATGGCCGAAAGCGGCCTGCCGCGCCCCCGGCTGGAGGGCGAGCGCGGCCGCACCGTCGGGCAGCTGCGCCTGTTCGCCCAGGTCGTGCGCGAGGGAAGCTGGATCGAGGCGCGCATCGACCCGGCCATGCCCGCGCGCACGCCGCTGCCCCGCCCCGACATCCGCCAGCGCCATATCCCGCTGGGGCCGGTCGCGGTGTTCGGCGCCTCGAACTTCCCGCTCGCCTTCTCGGTCGCCGGCGGCGACACCGCCTCGGCCTTCGCCGCCGGATGTCCGGTGGTGGTGAAGGGCCATGGCGCCCATCCCGGCACGTCGGAGCTGGTCGGCCGCGCCATCCGGGCGGCGGTCGCGTCCTGCGGCCTGCCCGAGGGGGTCTTCTCCCTGCTGTTCGGCACCGGAAACGAGATCGGCACGGCGCTGGTCGCCGATCCGCGCATCAAGGCGGTCGGCTTCACCGGCTCGCGCCGCGGCGGGCTGGCGCTGATGGAGGTGGCGTCCAGGCGGCCGGAGCCGATCCCGGTCTATGCCGAGATGAGCAGCATCAACCCGGTCTTCCTGATGTCGGCGGCGCTGGCCTCGCGGGCCGAGGCGCTGGGCAAGTCGTTCGTGGCGTCGCTGACCATGGGCGCCGGACAGTTCTGCACCAACCCCGGCATCCTGCTGGGCGTCGAGGGGCCGGATCTCGACCGCTTCGTCGTGGCGGCGGTGGAGGCCATCGGCTGCAGTGCGGCGTCCACCATGCTGACGCCCGGCATCCACGCCGCCTATGACGCCGGCGTCGCCAAGCTGGCCGGCAGCGGCGCGGTGACGGCGCTGGCGCGCGGCATGGCCTGCAGCGGGCCGAACCAGGCGCAGGCGGCCTTCTTCGCTACGACGGCGGACGCCTTCCTGGCCGACACGGAATTGCAGGAGGAGGTGTTTGGCGCGGCCTCTCTGCTGATCCGCTGTCCGGATGTCGCGGCGATGAAGGCGGTCGCCGAACGTCTGGAAGGGCAGCTGACCGCGACGGTGCAGATGGACGCGGAGGACAAGGCGGCGGTGGCGGCGCTGATCCCGACGCTGGAGCGCAAGGCCGGCCGCATCCTGGCGAACGGCTGGCCGACGGGGGTGGAGGTCTGCCACGCGATGGTGCATGGCGGCCCCTTCCCGGCGACCTCCGACGCCCGCAGCACCTCGGTCGGCACGCTGGCGCTTCGCCGTTTCCTGCGCCCGGTCTGCTACCAGGACATTCCCGCCGAGCTGCTGCCGGAGGCGGTGCGCGACGGCAACCCGCTGGGGCTGTGGCGGCGCATCGACGGGACACTTGGACGGAATTGA
- the chvE gene encoding multiple monosaccharide ABC transporter substrate-binding protein: MSSRKRSSFGSNLAGKLAGLTVGLLIAAGSAAAPAMAQDKPTIGIAMPTKSSARWIDDGNNMVKYFQEKGYKTDLQYAEDDIPNQLAQIENMVTKNDKVLVIAAIDGTTLTDVLQKAAERGVKVIAYDRLIRGSANVDYYATFDNFQVGVLQAAYIEKALGLKEGKGPFNIELFGGSPDDNNAYFFYNGAMSVLQPYIDSGKLKVQSGQVGMDKVSTLRWDGAVAQARMDNLLSAYYSGKKLDAVLSPYDGLSIGIISSLKGVGYGTPGQPMPVVTGQDAEVQSVKSILAGEQRSTVFKDTRELAKVTVGMVDDLLAGRTPQVNDTKTYDNGKKIVPSYLLKPVSVDSTNWKQVLVDGGYYKESQIK, from the coding sequence ATGTCGTCTCGTAAGCGTTCTTCCTTCGGTTCAAACCTCGCCGGCAAACTTGCCGGCCTCACCGTCGGCCTGCTGATCGCCGCCGGCTCCGCAGCCGCCCCGGCGATGGCCCAGGACAAGCCGACCATCGGCATCGCCATGCCGACCAAGTCGTCGGCGCGCTGGATCGACGACGGCAACAACATGGTCAAGTATTTCCAGGAAAAGGGATACAAGACCGACCTGCAATATGCCGAGGACGACATCCCCAACCAGCTCGCCCAGATCGAGAACATGGTCACCAAGAACGACAAGGTTCTGGTGATCGCCGCCATCGACGGGACGACGCTGACCGACGTGCTGCAGAAGGCGGCGGAGCGCGGCGTGAAGGTCATCGCCTACGACCGGCTGATCCGCGGGTCCGCCAATGTCGATTACTACGCCACCTTCGACAACTTCCAGGTCGGCGTGCTCCAGGCCGCCTACATCGAGAAGGCTCTCGGCCTGAAGGAGGGCAAGGGTCCCTTCAACATCGAGCTGTTCGGCGGCTCGCCCGACGACAACAACGCCTATTTCTTCTACAACGGCGCCATGTCGGTGCTGCAGCCCTACATCGACAGCGGCAAGCTGAAGGTGCAGAGCGGGCAGGTCGGCATGGACAAGGTGTCCACCCTGCGCTGGGACGGCGCGGTCGCCCAGGCCCGCATGGACAATCTGCTGAGCGCCTATTACAGCGGCAAGAAGCTGGACGCGGTGCTGTCACCCTATGACGGGCTCAGCATCGGCATCATCTCGTCGCTGAAGGGCGTCGGCTACGGCACTCCGGGGCAGCCGATGCCGGTGGTGACCGGCCAGGATGCCGAGGTCCAGTCGGTCAAGTCGATCCTGGCGGGCGAGCAGCGCTCCACCGTCTTCAAGGACACCCGCGAACTGGCGAAGGTCACGGTGGGCATGGTCGACGACCTGCTGGCCGGCCGCACCCCGCAGGTCAACGACACCAAGACCTACGACAACGGCAAGAAGATCGTCCCCTCCTATCTGCTGAAGCCGGTCAGCGTCGACTCCACGAACTGGAAACAGGTCCTGGTCGACGGCGGCTACTACAAGGAATCGCAGATCAAGTGA
- a CDS encoding SMP-30/gluconolactonase/LRE family protein translates to MAQEARCVWQARALLGEGPLWSPRQDAVYFVDIRGSRILRHGLSDGARAGWELDAAACWLVESADGNGLIAGLRSRRVVRLLLEPGQAVIAEELARIEPDRPGNRLNDGKADAQGRLWVGSMDDAEEAPAGSFYRIDPDGAVTRVDEGYTVANGPALSPDGRTIYHTDSAARTIRAFDVGADGSLSGKRVHIRFGEADGYPDGMTCDAEGCLWVAHWDGARVSRFRPDGSLDRAIALPVSRVTSCVFAGPDLDRLFVTTAAHGRSEEPLAGALFECDPGVRGLPPGRFGSPSR, encoded by the coding sequence ATGGCGCAGGAAGCGCGTTGCGTCTGGCAGGCCCGGGCCCTGCTGGGGGAGGGTCCGCTCTGGTCCCCGCGGCAGGATGCCGTCTACTTCGTCGACATCCGCGGCTCCCGCATCCTGCGCCACGGTCTGTCCGACGGGGCGCGGGCGGGGTGGGAGCTTGACGCCGCCGCCTGCTGGCTGGTGGAGAGCGCCGACGGCAACGGCCTCATAGCCGGGCTGCGCTCCCGACGGGTGGTCCGCCTGCTGCTGGAGCCGGGGCAGGCGGTGATCGCCGAGGAACTGGCGCGGATCGAGCCGGACCGGCCGGGCAACCGGCTGAACGACGGCAAGGCCGATGCCCAGGGCCGGCTGTGGGTCGGCAGCATGGACGATGCGGAGGAGGCGCCGGCCGGCAGCTTCTATCGCATCGATCCCGACGGCGCCGTTACCAGGGTGGACGAGGGCTACACCGTCGCCAACGGGCCGGCGCTGTCGCCGGACGGGCGGACGATCTACCACACCGACAGCGCGGCGCGGACCATCCGTGCCTTCGATGTCGGCGCCGACGGCAGCCTGTCGGGCAAGCGCGTCCACATCCGCTTCGGCGAGGCCGACGGCTACCCCGACGGCATGACCTGCGATGCCGAGGGGTGCCTGTGGGTCGCCCATTGGGATGGCGCGCGCGTCAGCCGCTTCCGCCCGGACGGCAGTCTGGACCGCGCCATCGCCCTGCCGGTCTCCCGCGTCACCTCCTGCGTCTTCGCCGGTCCGGACCTCGACCGGCTGTTCGTCACCACCGCGGCGCACGGCCGGTCCGAGGAGCCGCTGGCCGGGGCGCTGTTCGAGTGCGACCCCGGCGTCCGCGGCCTACCGCCCGGGCGGTTCGGTTCCCCGTCGCGCTGA
- the ytfQ gene encoding galactofuranose ABC transporter, galactofuranose-binding protein YtfQ, producing MSRKWVISAATAAAALFIGLGAVQAADKKLVVGFSQIGSESGWRAAETKTAKAEAEKRGIELKISDAQQKQENQIKAVRSFVAQGVDAIFIAPVVATGWDSVLKEAKEAKIPVVLLDRQIETKDPSLYMTAVTSDTVHEGRVAGEWLAKQTGGKCAVVELQGTVGSSPAINRKKGFDEIVAKNPGMKIVRTQSGDFTRAKGKEVMESFIKAENGGKGICAVYAHNDDMAVGAIQAIKEAGLKPGKDILVVSIDGVPDIFKAMAEGEANATVELTPNMAGPAYDALIAYKKDGKAPPKWIQTESALFTPETAKAEYERRKDAY from the coding sequence ATGTCCAGGAAATGGGTGATCTCCGCCGCCACCGCCGCCGCGGCGCTCTTCATCGGGCTCGGTGCGGTGCAGGCCGCCGACAAGAAGCTGGTGGTCGGCTTCTCGCAGATCGGATCGGAATCGGGCTGGCGCGCGGCGGAGACCAAGACCGCCAAGGCGGAAGCCGAGAAGCGCGGCATCGAGCTGAAGATCTCCGACGCCCAGCAGAAGCAGGAAAACCAGATCAAGGCCGTGCGCTCCTTCGTCGCCCAGGGGGTGGATGCGATCTTCATCGCTCCCGTCGTGGCGACCGGCTGGGATTCGGTGCTGAAGGAAGCCAAGGAGGCGAAGATCCCGGTCGTGCTGCTCGACCGCCAGATCGAGACCAAGGACCCCAGCCTCTACATGACCGCCGTCACCTCCGACACCGTGCATGAGGGCCGGGTGGCCGGCGAATGGCTGGCCAAGCAGACCGGCGGCAAATGCGCGGTGGTGGAGTTGCAGGGCACGGTCGGCTCGTCGCCCGCCATCAACCGCAAGAAGGGCTTCGACGAGATCGTCGCCAAGAATCCGGGGATGAAGATCGTCCGCACCCAGTCCGGCGACTTCACCCGCGCCAAGGGCAAGGAGGTGATGGAGAGCTTCATCAAGGCCGAGAATGGCGGCAAGGGCATCTGCGCCGTCTATGCCCACAACGACGACATGGCGGTCGGCGCCATTCAGGCGATCAAGGAAGCCGGGCTGAAGCCGGGCAAGGACATCCTGGTGGTGTCCATCGACGGCGTGCCCGACATCTTCAAGGCGATGGCGGAAGGCGAGGCGAACGCCACGGTGGAGCTGACGCCGAACATGGCGGGTCCGGCCTATGACGCGCTGATCGCCTACAAGAAGGACGGCAAGGCGCCGCCGAAGTGGATCCAGACGGAATCGGCCCTGTTCACCCCCGAGACCGCCAAGGCGGAGTATGAGCGCCGCAAGGACGCTTATTGA
- a CDS encoding dihydrodipicolinate synthase family protein, which yields MPSSARPYRGVFPVVPTIFTETGELDLDGQKRCVDFMIDAGSTGLCILANFSEQFVLTDDERAVLMETMLAHVAGRVPVIVTTTHFSTRACAERSRRAQDMGAAMVMVMPPYHGATIRVPEAGIVEFFQRVSDAIDIPIMIQDAPVSGTPLSAALLARMAREIANVSYFKIEVPQAAAKLRTLIELGGDAIEGPWDGEEAITLLADLDAGATGAMTGGGYPDGIRQIVDPFLAGDREAAVAAYGRWLPLINHENRQCGIATAKILMKEGGVIKSEAMRHPVANPHPISREGLLDAARRVDPLVLRWGR from the coding sequence ATGCCGTCCAGCGCCCGCCCGTACCGCGGCGTCTTCCCCGTCGTCCCCACCATCTTCACCGAAACGGGGGAGTTGGATCTCGACGGCCAGAAGCGCTGCGTCGATTTCATGATCGACGCCGGCTCCACCGGCCTGTGCATCCTCGCCAACTTCTCCGAGCAGTTCGTGCTGACCGACGACGAGCGCGCGGTGCTGATGGAGACGATGCTGGCCCATGTCGCCGGCCGGGTGCCGGTGATCGTCACCACCACCCATTTCAGCACCCGCGCCTGTGCCGAGCGCAGCCGCCGCGCCCAGGATATGGGGGCCGCAATGGTGATGGTGATGCCGCCCTATCACGGTGCCACCATCCGCGTGCCGGAGGCCGGCATCGTCGAGTTCTTCCAGCGGGTATCGGACGCCATCGACATCCCGATCATGATCCAGGACGCGCCGGTCAGCGGAACCCCGCTCTCCGCCGCCCTGTTGGCACGGATGGCGCGGGAGATCGCCAACGTTTCCTATTTCAAGATCGAGGTGCCGCAGGCCGCCGCCAAGCTGCGCACGCTGATCGAACTGGGCGGCGACGCCATCGAGGGCCCGTGGGACGGCGAGGAGGCGATCACGCTGCTGGCCGACCTTGACGCCGGGGCGACGGGGGCGATGACCGGCGGCGGCTATCCCGACGGCATCCGCCAGATCGTCGACCCGTTCCTGGCCGGCGACCGCGAGGCGGCGGTGGCGGCCTATGGGCGCTGGCTGCCGCTGATCAACCATGAGAACCGCCAGTGCGGCATCGCCACTGCGAAGATCCTGATGAAGGAGGGCGGCGTCATCAAGTCGGAGGCGATGCGCCACCCGGTGGCCAACCCGCACCCGATCAGCCGCGAGGGGCTGCTGGACGCGGCGCGGCGGGTCGATCCGCTGGTGCTGCGCTGGGGGCGCTGA
- the ytfR gene encoding galactofuranose ABC transporter, ATP-binding protein YtfR — MTASTAPPSAPLLAIRGLSKAFLGVQALDGVDFTLRHGEIHALLGENGAGKSTLIKTLTGVYQRDGGTVALEGREIAPRGVEEAQRLHIGTVYQEVNLLPNLSVAENLFLGRQPMRWGLVDRGAMRRRARAILMPYGLSIDVTAPLGRFSVATQQIVAIARAVDMSAKVLILDEPTASLDAQEVAVLFKVMRTLRSRGIGIVFVTHFLDQVYEVCDSITVLRNGRLVGERRTADLPRLDLVAMMLGRELEEAAHRIDLGPEEIDTRPPLASFKGFGKSRSVEPFDLDIRPGEVVALAGLLGSGRTETVRLVFGMDRADQGEATVDGRLARLTGPRDAVRLGFGFCPEDRKKEGIVGELSVRENIILALQARQGWLKPIPRRRQEEIADRFIRLLDIRTPDAERPIQLLSGGNQQKALLARWLATEPRLLILDEPTRGIDVGAHAEIIRLIERLCADGMALLVVSSELEEIVAYSRRVVVLRDRRHVAELRGGEVSVERIVAAIASETPNTIASETPNVEVRQ; from the coding sequence ATGACGGCGTCAACCGCTCCTCCCTCCGCTCCGCTGCTGGCGATCCGCGGGCTGTCGAAGGCATTTCTCGGCGTGCAGGCGCTCGACGGTGTCGATTTCACGCTGCGCCATGGCGAGATCCACGCGCTGCTGGGCGAGAACGGCGCCGGTAAATCGACGCTCATCAAGACGCTGACCGGCGTCTACCAGCGCGACGGCGGCACCGTGGCGCTGGAGGGGCGGGAGATTGCGCCGCGTGGCGTGGAGGAGGCGCAGCGCCTGCACATCGGCACCGTCTATCAGGAGGTGAACCTGCTGCCCAACCTGTCGGTGGCGGAGAACCTGTTCCTGGGGCGCCAGCCGATGCGCTGGGGGCTGGTCGACCGCGGCGCCATGCGGCGGCGGGCGCGGGCCATTCTGATGCCCTATGGCCTGTCCATCGACGTGACGGCGCCGCTCGGGCGCTTCTCGGTCGCGACGCAGCAGATCGTCGCCATCGCCCGCGCGGTCGACATGTCGGCCAAGGTGCTGATCCTGGACGAGCCAACCGCCAGCCTGGACGCGCAGGAGGTGGCGGTGCTGTTCAAGGTGATGCGGACCCTGCGGTCGCGCGGGATCGGCATCGTCTTCGTCACCCATTTCCTCGATCAGGTCTATGAGGTCTGCGACAGCATCACCGTGCTGCGCAACGGCCGGCTGGTGGGGGAGCGGCGGACGGCCGACCTGCCGCGCCTCGACCTCGTCGCCATGATGCTGGGGCGGGAGCTGGAGGAGGCGGCGCACCGCATCGACCTCGGCCCGGAGGAGATCGACACCCGGCCGCCGCTCGCCAGTTTCAAGGGGTTCGGCAAGTCGCGCAGCGTCGAACCCTTCGACCTCGACATCCGCCCCGGCGAGGTGGTGGCACTGGCCGGGCTGCTGGGATCGGGACGGACGGAGACGGTGCGGCTGGTCTTCGGCATGGACCGCGCCGACCAGGGCGAGGCGACGGTCGATGGCCGATTGGCGCGGCTGACGGGGCCGCGCGACGCCGTACGGCTCGGCTTCGGCTTCTGTCCGGAGGACCGCAAGAAGGAGGGCATCGTCGGCGAGCTGTCGGTGCGCGAGAACATCATCCTCGCCTTGCAGGCGCGGCAGGGCTGGCTGAAGCCGATCCCGCGCCGCCGGCAGGAGGAGATCGCCGACCGCTTCATCCGCCTGCTCGATATCCGCACGCCGGACGCCGAGCGGCCGATCCAGCTGCTGTCGGGCGGCAACCAGCAGAAGGCGCTGCTGGCGCGCTGGCTGGCGACCGAGCCGCGGCTGCTGATCCTGGACGAGCCGACGCGCGGCATCGACGTCGGCGCGCATGCCGAGATCATCCGCCTGATCGAGCGGCTGTGCGCCGACGGCATGGCGCTGCTGGTGGTGTCGTCGGAGCTGGAGGAGATCGTCGCCTACAGCCGCCGCGTCGTCGTGCTGCGCGACCGCCGCCATGTGGCGGAACTGAGGGGAGGGGAGGTCAGCGTGGAGCGCATCGTCGCCGCCATTGCGTCGGAGACGCCGAATACCATTGCGTCGGAGACGCCGAATGTGGAGGTGCGGCAATGA
- a CDS encoding LysR family transcriptional regulator: MTPQRFPPNWFQKARLKLRHLQLFAALDEHRNLHRAAASLNMSQPAASKLLGDLEETLGIELFDRHGRGIEPNWYGSLMIRHARMILSELQETGEELNALLAGHSGRVSVGTVMAPAVELVVPVISSLTREHPGLKIGVAVETSDVLAERVHQGVMDFAIGRLPGHFDPTAFDYQEISSEELCFICRAGNPLLQLGRPLAAADLSDATWILQPVGTLLRDRVEALFRAEGARLPHKVIESASPVISMAMVAETESITVFARALAQVFTPGGCYTIMPFHKRFSVEPYGIFWLKDRPLSPGARTVLSAVRAASERKMRQLAGSTADIEMHIGLPNNHI; the protein is encoded by the coding sequence GTGACCCCGCAACGCTTCCCCCCGAATTGGTTCCAGAAGGCCCGGCTGAAGCTGCGCCATCTCCAGCTGTTCGCGGCGCTCGACGAACACCGCAACCTGCACCGGGCCGCCGCCAGCCTGAACATGTCGCAGCCGGCGGCCTCCAAGCTGCTGGGCGACCTTGAGGAGACGCTGGGGATCGAGCTGTTCGACCGCCATGGCCGCGGGATCGAGCCGAACTGGTACGGCAGCCTCATGATACGCCACGCCCGGATGATCCTCAGCGAGTTGCAGGAAACCGGCGAGGAGTTGAACGCGCTGCTGGCCGGGCACAGCGGCCGGGTGTCGGTCGGCACGGTGATGGCTCCGGCGGTGGAACTGGTGGTGCCGGTCATCAGCAGCCTGACCCGCGAGCATCCCGGCCTGAAGATCGGCGTGGCGGTGGAGACCAGCGACGTGCTGGCCGAACGGGTGCATCAGGGGGTAATGGATTTCGCCATCGGCCGCCTGCCCGGCCATTTCGACCCCACCGCATTCGATTATCAGGAGATCAGCAGCGAGGAGCTGTGCTTCATCTGCCGCGCCGGCAATCCGCTGCTGCAGCTCGGCCGCCCGTTGGCCGCCGCCGACCTGTCGGACGCCACCTGGATCCTGCAGCCGGTCGGCACGCTGCTGCGCGACCGGGTGGAGGCGCTGTTCCGCGCCGAGGGCGCCCGGCTGCCGCACAAGGTGATCGAAAGCGCGTCGCCGGTGATCTCGATGGCGATGGTGGCGGAGACCGAGTCGATCACCGTCTTCGCCCGCGCGCTAGCCCAGGTGTTCACGCCCGGCGGCTGCTACACGATCATGCCCTTCCACAAGCGCTTCAGCGTGGAGCCCTACGGCATCTTCTGGCTGAAGGACCGGCCGCTGTCGCCGGGGGCCCGCACCGTCCTGTCGGCCGTGCGCGCGGCGTCGGAACGCAAGATGCGCCAGCTCGCAGGATCGACGGCCGATATAGAAATGCATATCGGTTTGCCGAATAATCATATTTGA
- a CDS encoding porin: protein MVRSALLLGAATLSLVSVLGVTPAFAQSKFDVVLGGDAYFEAGYVDQDRDAGLRSTEFRNRLRLLVTPKAKADNGLEYGARLRLLAENGAGNARSTGYDRAFLFVQGGFGTVHMGVENGPSDDSGIIAPSDWGTGGVDGSFPSWLGNSATNAPVTIGNIRALISGNSATRATYWTPEIAGFKLGASYQPSSDSSGTDVNRSKVALASANRTGAYRDVYEVGGTYANSFGGVAVNASLFYLGGKAKESSTTAARFDDLSSTHAGLTVAYGGLKVGGSYAWSGDSGYAKSSTAGIVSREKQDVWTVGAQYTFGPTTLGVGYLNAKDAGDLTVRGRSKFELITVGARYVVAPGFSVGPEYNHFKLSSDVAANSDKGDMFLIQTNLAF, encoded by the coding sequence ATGGTGAGATCCGCACTGCTGCTTGGCGCAGCCACCCTTTCGCTCGTCTCCGTCCTGGGGGTCACCCCGGCCTTCGCCCAGTCGAAGTTCGACGTGGTCCTTGGCGGCGATGCCTATTTCGAGGCCGGCTATGTCGACCAGGACCGCGACGCCGGCCTGCGCTCGACCGAGTTCCGCAACCGCCTGCGCCTGCTGGTCACGCCGAAGGCCAAGGCCGACAACGGTCTGGAATACGGCGCCCGCCTGCGCCTGCTGGCCGAGAACGGCGCCGGCAACGCCCGCAGCACCGGCTATGACCGCGCCTTCCTGTTCGTGCAGGGCGGCTTCGGCACCGTCCACATGGGTGTGGAGAACGGGCCCTCCGACGACAGCGGCATCATCGCCCCGTCCGACTGGGGCACCGGCGGCGTCGACGGCTCCTTCCCCTCCTGGCTCGGCAACAGCGCGACCAATGCGCCGGTCACCATCGGCAACATCCGCGCCCTGATCTCCGGCAACAGCGCCACCCGCGCCACCTATTGGACGCCGGAGATCGCCGGCTTCAAGCTCGGCGCCTCCTACCAGCCGTCGTCGGACAGCAGCGGCACCGACGTCAACCGGTCCAAGGTGGCGCTCGCCTCGGCCAACCGCACCGGCGCCTACCGTGACGTCTACGAGGTCGGCGGCACCTATGCCAACAGCTTCGGCGGCGTCGCGGTCAATGCCAGCCTGTTCTACCTGGGCGGCAAGGCCAAGGAATCCAGCACGACGGCGGCGCGCTTCGACGATTTGTCGTCCACCCATGCCGGCCTGACGGTGGCCTATGGCGGGCTGAAGGTCGGCGGCAGCTATGCCTGGTCGGGCGACAGCGGCTATGCCAAGTCCAGCACCGCCGGCATCGTCAGCCGCGAGAAGCAGGACGTCTGGACCGTCGGCGCGCAATACACCTTCGGCCCCACGACGCTGGGCGTCGGTTACCTGAACGCCAAGGACGCCGGCGACCTGACGGTGCGCGGCCGCAGCAAGTTCGAGCTGATCACCGTCGGCGCCCGCTATGTCGTCGCGCCCGGCTTCAGCGTCGGGCCGGAGTACAACCACTTCAAGCTCAGCTCCGACGTCGCCGCCAACAGCGACAAGGGCGACATGTTCCTGATCCAGACGAACCTCGCCTTCTAA